The Perca fluviatilis chromosome 3, GENO_Pfluv_1.0, whole genome shotgun sequence nucleotide sequence CAGAGCAGGGAAGTGTCTCCTGCAAAAAACTCTCATGGGTATCGTTGCAAAAACTAATGAAGCCGTGGTTGTGAATGAATTAGCCAGGTTGTTGTGAATGAAATGATAAATTGGAGTCTCAGTCATTAAAAGTGGGGAGGGAGAAACATGAGTCATGCAGCCTCGAGCACACAATCAAAGCTTGCTGCTCCTACGTCTCCGTCTCTGCTGATGGACCCGAAACAGGCAGCTCTGATTGCGATCAATGCGGTGAACTGGGATAACTCAAGCACAGGATTAAGCATACAATAtctatacagcagcagtcatttgTCCAtccatattgtgtgtgtgaacgcTCATCCTCTGCATTGTTAAAGTGGTTGCATAAGAAGTGAAATGATATATTGTGGCTGCTGGGTACATGATTAGTGAGATAAGCATTTATCGGGTTggacatatttttctttttcacagtAAACTGTTGCAGTGTTATTGGACGTGTAAAGTTAGACCTGTTTGCTTTGCTGGGTTGTTTGTGTTCTCTTTCCCAACTCTACTTGCTTCCACTCACTGCATCATTTATCTCTGATATGAAGTTCAAAATAATTATACCTTTAATTTACAGGTTAATTAGGATGCTATTAGAGTTTTAGTACACATGCAAGCACAAAATAAGTaagtatattatttattttcttgtttgtcAAGCAATTCagttatgtttacattcttgtcttttcatagtcatagttaatacttaataataaactattgcactgttcaatccctgcactgttcacttttgcactaccaccattgcacacactctaccatagcaccttatcatggtcattgcatcacacggtcagtccataccagacctttgtaatcacttcacaaattgttaactctttaaatttctgtgagtgatttttgtgtatgtgagatatatgtgtgtatgtgtttgttgtgttatggttgtctaagctactggatgcctaaaaatTCCCTtgagatgaataaagtatctatctatctatctatctatctatctatctatctatctatctatctatctatctatctatctatctatctatctatctaaacaATTAGATACTTGTTTAGTCATTTAGCATAAGCCTTTATGTACCATTAGTGAAGTGAAACAGCAACAAAATGTGATTCTTCTTATCCTGTTTGTTACGAATGAGATGACCTGCTACACAAATGACTTtagtgattaaaaaataaataatcaccatTTCCTGTCCAGTCACAACTTGATAACAGCTGGTAATCAAACAGCAGTTTGTCCATTTGGCCCTCAGTCCCTacacaaaagataaaaaagtgAATTCTTAAAGCTAAAACAACTTTCAAAGGGATGAACCTGACTTTTTATATGCGTGGGAGGTTCCCAGCTGCTTTGACAGAATAACATGGGGGTTGAACGCCAGCGTTGTTTGGTTTTTCTTGATCATTTACAGCATAAAAGGACGGACTGAGTCACCACGTTTAAATGCAGCAGAGGCTGCAAATGCCATTTTGAGGTTATAATGGAAAAGTCATACATTGTAAGGTACTGCTGATCTACATGGAATACTAAACAAAGCAATGCTCTCAGACTGGCTGGGTGACTGAAACACATCACTGCTCTTACTTAAGGGTGTAATCCAATACAGATGTTCAATCAAGTGTTTGTTCTGACTAAAGAATATATGACAACAATCTTATGGCAGACACCAAAATATAATCCCCTAATTGGCTTAATGCTTATAGGATAAATATGATCATATAGCCTATATAACTCATTAGAATTATACATAACTTCATAGAAATACGTTTTAAACCCTCCATTCTCCATCCAAGTAACGAGTAATCCATTACTTTATGttattgctgctgttgttgttgactTTTTGAGACATATTTTCCCCAGCAACTTTTACGGGATGACTCACCCAAGGCAGCTTTTACgcatgacaaaaagaaaaaagaaaaaaaaaatcaaagaataAGGTGGAGCGAGCAGATGGCACGAGTCAGATAAAAAGGTGTTGTTGCGCGGGGGAGCGACTATTTGAGACGGGGAAAGGAGAACATGCTGCCGCGCATCGGGACCATGCAGACCACCTCCAGGATGCTCAGCGGCGCGCTCCTTTgcgcgctgctgctgctctccagCACCGCTGGAGCCCAAGTGTTGGACACCGAGTCCGAAGAGGAGCTGAGCCCCAGAGCCCTGCGGGACTTCTACCCAAAAGGTCCGAACCTGACCAGCGAGAAGCAGCTGGTAAGCTTTACTTCACTTCTGCTGCGCGCCATGCATTCAAAAACACGATGCAACTTTAGATCTTTTCGCAAAAaccatgcaacaaaaaaaaaagttgtattactttatcaaattgtaaatatatatatatatatatattattttagtaAATGTGGATATCAAGTCTGAACTCAAGTCTCTAACCACATTCAATTTAGTAAACCAAACTCAATTCAGAAATGCATGCATTTAAGATGTTATCATAAAACATGTGTCCTGTGCAGATAATGACGTTTGACATTTGTGTAATTTGATTTAtatcattttaaacaaaatatgcAACTGTCATAATTACATTGCATTAGgctatataacaaaagtaggctatttattttatttgtacacCCATTTCGGTTAATCAGCTActtgtttgacattttattctatttgtATGTCAGTTGCTACAATAACAAAGGCACATGCATTAaacactttcttttttcttttactgttgTTTTGATCCGTGTCCAGCTCGGTGCTCTCCACGAAGTTCTTGAAAAGCTGCAGGCTAAACGGCTGCCACTATGGGAAAAGAAATTTGGCCAAGTCCCGACGGTATGTTTTTAAAGAACATTGTGTATTGATTGATATTGTATCGATGCATGTCGCAGCAGGGAGAAATGAATCAATCCTCTGGTTCCCCCTCAGTGTGATATCGGGGAGCAGTGCGCCGTGAGGAAAGGCGCGCGGATCGGCAAGATGTGCGACTGTCCCCGGGGAGCTATCTGCAACTTTTTCCTGCTGAAGTGCTTATGAGCCTCGCCGGATCTGTATGTAGCATTGAGATGGGGGGGAGTTGAAGAAAAACTGTCACTCGATTCCTTTGTGATTACTgtcatatttttttatgataCAGCTGAGGAGCAGGTGGGGTGACTGCCCAAAACTTACAAAAAAGAGTAGGATATATTTTAAAAGTAGGCTATATTATATCACAAAACCACAAGGATATTACCGTGATGATGAGGATACCATAGAGAACCATGAAGTTAAATATTCAGAACCACTTTATGTCCGTAGGAAAACCACAGGATTATTGTTGTGATGTAACCCACAATGCACAATAAACTCACCTGAGGACCACGTACACACTGTAAAGTCTCAACAGCAATATTATGGGAACGTTACCTATAGTGATTCTTCATCTGGGCAAATCCAAACTCTATACTGTCTTTTGAACTTGAACTATTTTGTTTCAGATGAATGTTTGTGTATCAAATCATGACAATATTAATATGAATAAACATCATTATTGTTTTGTAAAGCAGTGGAGTGACCGCATCTTCTTTTTTACGTGAAACACCACAGACCAGTGCGCTTGGAATCGCTTATGTAATGCGCatcaggggcggagccagacgttGGAAACATTCGGGGCTCAGGCCAAACCAGAGGGAGGGGGTCCAGGGGGTATTCTGTATTTGTCAAGCCATTTGACAAATGAATGTCTAAAAATCTGTAgatcattttgagaaaaaaaaaaaacacaacagttgCCAAGGAAGTAAAAGAATCATCCTGTAGAGCCGACCACACTCTAATTTACATAgacccccaagagcaagcatttggtgcgacagtgccaaggaaaaacttcctcaAAACTGACAGAAACCTCAGCCACAACCAGGCTCTTGGTGAGCGGCCATCTGCcgctgccggttgggacacGGAGACaaagatacagatatacagaaatagGATTCAAAATATTTATAGCTAATGAATGGCCATGTTTCCCCAGTAACAGAACTTTTGCCCTATTGATTTACCGATCCAGTCAAagagactgaggggaaatgaTTAAAGTAAGTAGATTCTAgttaaagttattttaaaaccccaaaagattctgggcttttgagaaaacattcgaGGCTGGAGCCCCAGAACCGCCCCACACCACCCGCCCGCTCCGCCCCTGATGCGCATGTTTTCTGTTTGAAGATGATGTTATGGAGCTCAGTCAATATTTGAACATAACGACATGGATGTGACTGTGATCTGTGACGTCACACCTCTGGGTGGGGGGGGTCTGCTAGGCTGCTCCATTGTCAATAacaaggggaggggggggcttcTTCCGCTGCAGAGGAAGTAGTTAGGAACCAGAGATTGACTGTCACATCTCAATCTGTCACACTGAGCCTCCCAGTCACTGACGGAGCAGCTCCAGGCTGTTGATCACATCATGTGCATGGAAGATGATTTAGATGCAAATTCAGATTTAGACTAGACCTAAAACTAAAGATTGCAATCTATATTTGATTCATGGCACACATGCACAGTGGTGGAATTACTCAAGTACTTTAAGCAGGCCAACAAAATTAAGGTTGTACTTTACTAGTAGTAGagtatttttcatttcatgcaCACTTTATACTTCTCCTTCACCACATCTCATAGGTACATATTGTATTTTTCACttcactacatttgtctgacagctttaacTTTTCAGATGACAGTTTTTCACCCTCTTCCTGTCCGGTAGAAACCAtgtgtctccagatgtgttgatgttgaatgtttgtgataaactgaaggatgacgTGCTGCTTTATGTGTTGAGAAAGTTCTCCTCcttcttaagctaaataaagtctCTGGGATCAGCTGGGaaatgcatcgtcacaaagctgaaaacagggctgtgtTTCTGACACCATttttagagatacgtggttctcacaggacagccgCATACAAACACATGATGATCTTCTAGaccatgatgcattgctgtagattaaactagccaaaggagttaaaatgagcacaaccttaaacatctacagcagtaaaatgcaacatacacattaatgcagcaggaatattaatccagaaacatcagatataATAGGAAAACACTGACTGGGGACATTTCACTGCACAAAACTTttagtactttaagtatattttgctgataatacttacatGTTTTAACTTAAGgaaggttttgaatgcaggactttcacttgGAGTCGTGGAGTATTTTCACTGtgtgtattagtacttttaaagGATCTGAATCCTTTTTCCATCCCTTCTGTGTATCCCTCTGTCCTCATGTTACATTGAGTGTTTACTTCTTGTCATGGAGTATTGTCATTTGTGGCCCACGGACTGACACTATAAACCTTTCAGGATTCAACTAATAAACACCTATCATCATACCTGAACATTTGTTGATTGAAATTATTGCCTTAATTTCCCTCTAATAATATTGTCCTGGACTTTGTTCTCACTGATGTTTTGGCTTTGGTTTTGACTTGACATTTCGAGCCCTCTGTGTTTTTTGCAGCCTGGGCAGCATCCTCATATTCCACATCACTGTGCTCATCTCGTATCCACCCTTCCACTCTGCTACCTGTCAGCTGTCATCAATAATGCAGAGGAGACAAGTACAAAATGTTGACTTAGTCCCTTCTTGtttggcagtgtgtgtgtgtgtgtgtgtgtgtgtgtgtgtgtgtgtgtggtacacctgggatgtgtgtgtttatgtacacctgggatgtgtgtgtttatgtacacttaggatgtgtgtgtttatgtacacTTGGGATGTGTGTGGTCACCATTCGGGAAGTCAACATTAAGGCAGACTGTAGTTTACAGTTTGTGCTGATCAAACTAATCACACGTTTCCCTGTTTGTTCCATTATTTCCCGGGAAAGCTGTCATTAATATTTcactagtctcactttgcctccacagcgctgcggaagaaggtctggccagtccacacagcattaccgggatgggagaaaaacgtgctctggtttattagcgtttctttaaaccaatcacaatcgtcttgggaggcgctaagctccgcacggagccgcggcgcctctgcaaaatggcctcgggaaggaacttgttttggtggaacatgtgtacgttcaaaagtagttttagtcgtgcaacagaaaactcagattggacagatagtctagctagctgtctggatttaccctgcagagatctgaggagcagttaaccatagtcctcacaaatcctcCAGAGGTTAAATTCCAAGGTAATGAGAAAAGAGGAACATATGGCATAATTTCCgctggcaacggagcaatcccggaagtgaaacgtcgtggatatagactaatatttcactgacagtttttttttgtgattgacatttttgacattgGATTATAGAAAGACATTGGATtatacacagacataaaacgAGAAGTAAAGGACAATATACACCTATATAACTAAAAACAGCAGGCTTTAACTAGTGAAGAaatcaaaaaactaaaaaataacaGTACACTGACTAACGTAACTCCAATCTTGGccattttttgcatgttttaaattcaacggAGGGATTGAATGCACAGATTGACACCTCTCCAACCGTTGGAAGCATTCATGGTGGTTGGGCTGACAAAAAGACTGTTTATCTTGGTTCCTGAACAGCAATACTTTCTCCAGACATCTAGGATTTGTTATTGATTCCTCAAGGGAATTACTTCCAATTCCAACAGAGATTGCATGTGTGGATAAGGGCACACAGTGTGACAGTTCAAACCTGCAGCAGTCGCCCATCGGGAGAAACGTTTGTTTGCGCATGATAATTAGACAGAGAAGTAAAGAATGACAGATAGACATGGTGACAGAAACACCGAcggactgagagagagaaagagccagACGGTGATTGAGAGTGTGATGGATGGAGATACAGAGCAGCTGACAAATGATACAGTCTGAAATAGAGATTGCTCCCGGAGAAGGACATTTTTGGCTGTAAACCGCTCAATACATCAACACCAGACAATGCTTGAGGCAGTGAAGTTGATTGATAACGTCTGAACACTTACAGGGCGTAAATACAGTATAGACGGCGCAGGCAGTGCGGTTGAACTGGGGCCTGTGGGGTGGACAGAGCAGGTGTTGAGTGACTTGGGACTGATTCAGATCACCACCTCTCACCTGTGCTCAAAGAACTCACagtaaagctatagtgcgcgactatattatattaatgaacgtccgttagagctgggcaatatattgatattatatcgatatcgtgatatgagactagatatcgtcttagattttggatatcataatatcctAATATggacaagtgttgtcttttcctggttttaaaggctgcgttacagtaaagtgatgtcattttctgaacttaccagactggtgtagctgttctattatttgcctttacctacttagtcattatatccacattactgatgattatttatcaaaaatctcattgtgtaaatattttgtgaaagcaccgatagtcaacactataatatcattgcggtatcgatatcgagatatttggtcaaaaatatcgtgatatttgattttctccatatcgcccagccctaacgtccgttacattcaagccattgccaaatgagttgatacaaagctaattaagcctgtCAGCTCCCCAAAACCCTCTCCTTATTTTTCAGCATGGCTATGTTAACTGAATGGTGTAGTCCGGGGACTTTCACGCACAGAAGCTCGAGGGATGCGTTTTACGTCACAGCTGAGAAAGCACaacagcagcgttcagctttggagacaaaGAAGTCTGCTGCAACAGGTGAAGGCATATGGCTGAAAACCAAGGGGGGTAGGTCAGGGCCCTAAAGTATAATCCGTTTTTCGTTTCAAACCAAAAACggaaaaacaaaactatgagctccgttttctcgtttttccaatgtccatacaaattaaaaattaactggaaaactgctcgtttttcaactgttgtttttttgttattcatgttTCCGTTTTAACCCAAGAGCGAGAATACGGGctcatttttataatgtgcataatcattgaaaatctgatggaacacaggtctcgtttataatgttattttggtcttacgtcttaagatcaaagttgactaaaacaaatccgctctggacaggaagtaacattaacgtgtcaaaataaaagtatgagagctgtaataactgccagaagaacaatgtactttagcttttgcctgtagcttgtcagattaagctacagttaattatttagggttatataaagtatttaattgagcaacattcattaatataagcCACAAAGGGAGTAAGaatggatattgttttaaaatagaaataggattctaataatttttaaatcacattttaaataaaatctgcATTCCCCGGCATTATGTTGTGGCGTTATTGAATAGTTTTACTCTAATCTTAAATCAGCCagtaaaaaaaggcaaaaatatAAGGGCTTTTTTAAATTGCTCTGCAGAATATTGTATGTGACATGGTTGACCACATTAGTTGCCAGTGAACAtgtcaatgtgatgaagaacatAAATTAACAAGTTAAAGTGTACTGGAGACTCTCTCATTCTGGTCTGGTCTCCTCAGGCCCTGCAGACTGGACCAGAGTTCATGGTGAGCATGGTAGACCTCCTCACTGCTGGACCTGTGCCTGGATCATCCTGCTCGTTAGAGGTTCACTGCTCATACTAAGCCCTTGAAACAGTAGTTGGCCAATATtggataataaaatataattcatgATAGGTATTGTGTGGTTGAATTACAATAAGGAATGGTCAATGGtaagcactgtggcctcacagcaagaagctACTGGGTTGGAACCCCGGTGGCCCGGGGCCTTTCTgctggagtttgcatgttcttccgtGTCTGCATGGGGTTTTCTCCAGGTGGTCCgatttcctctctcccttttacttaattgtaagtcactttggataaaagcaccagctaaatgacatgtcatttaatgtaatgtaatggaatgAACAAGTGAACTAAAGCACATATAATAAGACTTAGAACATAACACCATAACAACATAAAACTCaaagaactaaaaaaaaaacgatgtgctgctgtgtgcttgtgtgcttttgtgtgttgtaaattaaataattggtACCAGTCCTGACTTTGCAATGCATTATTTTTCTGATCAAGATAACTGACATCTCCTTGTaagcaatataaatatttactgCCATTGTATTGTTGGAGCAGAAGCAGATGGCACAGAATCatgcaaatgtttaatgttacaaccgagatatctctctctctctctctctctctctctctctctctcagaacatacactttcacaaAGGCTGGTGCATGTTTATCATATATTGTATGGTGCTGTGGACTCAAGTGGCAAATCTGAATCAGCAAAGTGGCCTACTGTAATATTCTAGAAGTAAACCACAAGTGTGGTCCAGTCAGCAGGGCCTGAGGAGACCA carries:
- the LOC120555391 gene encoding cocaine- and amphetamine-regulated transcript protein-like, which codes for MLPRIGTMQTTSRMLSGALLCALLLLSSTAGAQVLDTESEEELSPRALRDFYPKGPNLTSEKQLLGALHEVLEKLQAKRLPLWEKKFGQVPTCDIGEQCAVRKGARIGKMCDCPRGAICNFFLLKCL